In one window of Episyrphus balteatus chromosome 3, idEpiBalt1.1, whole genome shotgun sequence DNA:
- the LOC129915425 gene encoding 60S ribosomal protein L4, translated as MSLSNARPLVSVFSDKNEQIKEKNICLPAIFKAPIRPDVVNEVHQLMRRNKRQAYAVSELAGHQTSAESWGTGRAVARIPRVRGGGTHRSGQGAFGNMCRGGRMFAPTKTFRRWHRKINVNQRRYAVVSAIAASGVPALVQSKGHIIDGVSEFPLVVSDEVQKLQKTKQAVVFLRRMKIWADIQKVYKSQRFRAGRGTMRDRRRIARRGPLVIYSKDEGLRKAFRNIPGIETMNVDKMNLLKLAPGGHVGRFVIWTESAFQRLNELFGTWKTPSTLKKGYNLPQPKMANTDLARLLKSEEIRKVLRDPKKRVFRRVRRLNPLTNTRQLIKLNPYAEVLKRRALLAAEKRKINRVLLNAKRRNIELPKSHFANVATKAQANRAKMLSKALAERKKKLAAKKKAAPKK; from the exons ATG agcTTATCCAACGCCAGACCTTTGGTCTCCGTTTTTTCGGACAAAAACGAACAAATCAAGGAGAAGAACATCTGCCTCCCAGCCATCTTCAAGGCTCCCATTCGTCCCGATGTTGTCAATGAAGTTCATCAATTGATGCGCCGCAACAAGCGTCAAGCTTATGCTGTTAGTGAACTTGCTG GTCACCAAACATCTGCTGAATCATGGGGTACCGGTCGTGCTGTTGCCCGTATTCCCCGTGTCCGTGGCGGTGGTACCCATCGCTCCGGTCAGGGTGCTTTCGGTAACATGTGTCGTGGTGGTCGTATGTTCGCTCCCACTAAGACTTTCCGCAGGTGGCACAGGAAGATCAATGTGAACCAACGTCGTTATGCCGTTGTTTCCGCCATTGCTGCCTCTGGAGTGCCAGCTTTGGTACAATCCAAGGGACACATTATTGATGGAGTGTCCGAGTTCCCATTGGTTGTTTCCGATGAGGTACAGAAGTTGCAGAAGACCAAGCAGGCTGTTGTCTTCTTGAGACGCATGAAGATCTGGGCTGACATCCAAAAG GTGTACAAATCCCAACGTTTCCGTGCTGGACGTGGTACAATGCGTGACCGTCGTCGTATTGCTCGTCGTGGACCTTTGGTCATCTACTCAAAGGATGAAGGTCTTCGTAAGGCTTTCCGCAACATCCCCGGCATTGAGACAATGAATGTTGACAAGATGAACTTGTTGAAATTGGCTCCTGGTGGTCATGTTGGACGTTTTGTCATCTGGACCGAGTCTGCCTTCCAACGCCTCAACGAATTGTTCGGCACATGGAAGACTCCATCCACCTTGAAGAAGGGATACAATTTGCCACAGCCAAAGATGGCCAATACCGATTTGGCTCGTCTGTTAAAATCCGAGGAGATCAGGAAGGTGTTGCGTGACCCCAAGAAGAGGGTGTTCCGTCGTGTGCGTCGTCTCAATCCATTGACCAACACTCGCCAGCTGATCAAGTTGAACCCCTACGCTGAGGTTCTTAAGCGTCGTGCTTTGTTGGCTGCTGAGAAGAGGAAGATCAACCGAGTGTTGTTGAATGCCAAGCGTCGCAACATTGAATTGCCCAAATCGCATTTCGCTAATGTCGCCACTAAAGCTCAAGCTAACCGCGCTAAGATGTTGTCCAAGGCTTTGGCTGAGAGGAAGAAGAAGTTGGCTGCCAAGAAGAAGGCCGCCCCCAAGAAGTAA
- the LOC129916323 gene encoding pre-mRNA-splicing factor SPF27, with translation MAGEVIVDALPYIDHGYDDPGVRESALAMVEEECRRYRPTKNYLDHLPPLNTSAFETKMMAYEFERIQNRQPMETLSMKRYELPPPSTGKLSELSAWQESIENSMAQLEHQWTRAMNLELMVEYGCESWKAYLEIFVALQAKAQNKLQEIKKEIQDVNWQRKQAQTQAGEKLKTLEANWVMLVSKNYEIEQQCVELEKQIADITEKLREEETAEENGTVEDNEEEEEETVVTNGNA, from the exons atggcTGGTGAAGTAATAGTTGATGCACTTCCATACATCGATCATGGTTATGATGATCCAGGTGTTAGAGAATCG GCCTTGGCAATGGTGGAAGAAGAATGTCGTCGTTACCGTCCCACAAAAAACTATCTTGACCATCTTCCACCGCTCAACACATCTGCATTCGAGACCAAAATGATGGCCTACGAATTTGAGAGAATACAAAACAGACAACCAATGGAAACGTTGAGTATGAAACGATACGAATTGCCGCCACCTTCGACAGGAAAACTCTCCGAATTGTCCGCATGGCAGGAATCAATTGAGAACTCCATGGCACAACTGGAACATCAATGGACACGTGCCATGAATCTCGAATTGATGGTCGAGTATGGCTGCGAATCGTGGAAAGCTTATTTGGAGATTTTTGTTGCTCTCCAAGCTAAAGCTCAAAATAAattgcaagaaattaaaaaagaaattcaagatGTTAATTGGCAAAGGAAGCAAGCACAAACACAAGCTGGTGAAAAATTAAAGACGCTAGAAGCTAATTGGGTAATGTTGGTGTCAAAGAACTATGAGATTGAGCAACAGTGTGTTGAATTGGAGAAACAAATTGCAGATATAACGGAAAAACTGAGAGAAGAAGAGACTGCGGAAGAAAATGGAACAGTTGAAGacaatgaagaagaagaagaagaaactgtTGTTACCAATGGCAATGCAtag
- the LOC129913222 gene encoding translation initiation factor eIF-2B subunit epsilon-like, with product MPSPEQPKSFCGVEPGAKIGANHQLSWVRCFYTDETEKIGDKAYILNNDTEEFFASDSEDELPTQSTKTEIPKMMRLSHLINADESDYNSTTSDEDDDSHQGSPIPDDANIFLSEVLDSLVRGIQLKSNPDFLILEINSSRYAYNMSLKEVNFNIVKAVFSLDPIKEATTTNVLSANNQVLGRLGMVVSNNIKSDDSMLDCLKAIQEYCEEQPALRAKVAQIIHYLYDKEFVSEEAIRMWHNELDDDSEWLKAPLQKLIEWLGQSSEGSSEEENDD from the exons ATGCCCTCACCCGAACAGccaaaaagtttttgtggtGTGGAGCCTGGAGCGAAAATCGGAGCTAATCATCAATTATCTTGGGTTCGGTG TTTTTACACAGATGAAACAGAAAAAATCGGAGACAAAGCTTACATCCTCAACAACGACACAGAAGAGTTCTTCGCATCCGATTCAGAAGATGAATTACCAACGCAATCGACAAAAACAGAAATTCCAAAAATGATGAGACTATCACATCTAATCAATGCGGACGAAAGCGATTACAATTCAACAACCAGTGACGAAGATGATGATTCACACCAAGGCTCTCCAATACCTGATGATGCAAATA TATTTTTATCAGAAGTCTTGGACTCTTTGGTTCGTGGAATTCAACTCAAATCCAATCCGGATTTCTTGATTCTTGAAATCAACTCATCTCGCTATGCCTACAATATGTCTTTAAAGGAAGTAAATTTCAATATCGTCAAAGCGGTATTCAGTTTAGATCCAATTAAAgaggcaacaacaacaaatgtctTAAGTGCCAACAATCAGGTATTGGGTCGCTTGGGTATGGTTgtttcaaataatataaaaagcgATGATTCTATGTTGGATTGTTTGAAGGCTATTCAG gaATACTGTGAAGAACAACCAGCTCTGAGAGCCAAGGTTGCCCAGATTATTCATTATCTCTATGATAAGGAATTTGTGTCTGAAGAAGCTATCCGCATGTGGCACAATGAGTTGGATGATGATTCAGAGTGGTTGAAAGCACCATTGCAGAAACTCATAGAATGGCTAGGTCAATCCAGCGAAGGCAGCAGTGAAGAAGAAAACGACGATTAa